A portion of the Marinobacter alexandrii genome contains these proteins:
- a CDS encoding DUF4252 domain-containing protein yields the protein MKKIILSIMILSITSLAFSQQVVTKYMDRYEDDETFTKVSVSSKMFSLFTEMEGNSEDEKEFLDVISKLKGMKVVASEKVSNPKALYSEANNDVSKAGYEELMTVKDAEENVKISIKEKDGIIEELILVAGGKEKFAMVSLYGIIDLKQVSKLASMMRMSELKYLKNLEGND from the coding sequence ATGAAAAAAATTATATTATCAATAATGATCTTATCCATCACAAGTCTGGCTTTTAGTCAGCAAGTAGTAACCAAGTACATGGATAGGTATGAGGATGATGAGACATTTACTAAAGTCTCTGTAAGCAGTAAAATGTTTTCTCTATTCACTGAAATGGAAGGAAATTCGGAAGATGAAAAAGAGTTTTTGGACGTCATCAGCAAGTTGAAAGGCATGAAAGTCGTGGCTAGTGAGAAGGTATCCAATCCAAAAGCACTCTACTCCGAAGCAAATAATGATGTTTCTAAAGCCGGTTATGAAGAATTGATGACTGTAAAAGATGCTGAAGAAAATGTAAAAATTTCCATTAAGGAAAAAGACGGCATCATCGAAGAACTCATACTTGTAGCTGGAGGTAAGGAAAAGTTCGCAATGGTTAGTCTTTATGGAATTATCGATCTAAAGCAAGTATCTAAGCTAGCAAGTATGATGCGTATGAGCGAACTTAAGTATCTGAAAAATTTAGAAGGCAATGATTAA
- a CDS encoding ABC transporter ATP-binding protein, with the protein MNVLKINKLTKKFGKLTAVSQLDLTIKQGQVYGILGPNGSGKTTTLGMILEVVAPSSGSFEWFGGINNVDARQKIGSILETPCFYSYLTATQNLRIVAHIKKCGTNRIDDILKQVNLYERRNDKFKTFSLGMKQRLSLAAALLSDPPVLMLDEPTNGLDPEGIAEVRELIRNIAAQGKTIIMASHLLDEVQKVCTDFCILRKGVKLHEGSVHDILGETNVVEISADDLDVLSSTIEKFDGLEKLEKENGSLKAYLKDGQSSDSLNKFCFDQGISLKRLVPQSKSLEQEFLKILKEND; encoded by the coding sequence ATGAATGTACTTAAGATCAATAAACTCACTAAAAAGTTTGGAAAACTTACCGCTGTAAGTCAACTCGATTTAACAATAAAACAAGGTCAGGTATACGGTATTTTAGGGCCAAACGGAAGTGGTAAAACAACGACACTGGGGATGATTTTGGAGGTAGTTGCTCCTTCTAGTGGTAGTTTTGAATGGTTTGGGGGAATAAACAATGTAGATGCCCGACAGAAAATCGGATCCATTCTAGAGACACCCTGCTTTTATAGCTATTTGACTGCTACTCAGAATCTGAGAATTGTAGCTCACATCAAAAAGTGCGGCACCAATAGGATTGATGACATACTCAAACAAGTCAACCTATACGAACGAAGAAATGATAAATTCAAGACCTTTAGTTTAGGTATGAAGCAACGACTTTCTTTAGCAGCAGCATTACTGTCTGATCCACCAGTATTGATGCTTGATGAACCTACAAATGGACTAGACCCTGAGGGGATCGCAGAAGTTCGCGAGTTGATTAGAAATATTGCAGCACAAGGAAAAACCATCATTATGGCAAGTCACTTGCTTGATGAAGTGCAAAAGGTTTGCACGGATTTCTGCATTCTTAGAAAAGGTGTTAAGCTTCATGAAGGATCAGTGCATGATATTCTTGGAGAGACTAATGTGGTAGAAATATCAGCAGACGATCTTGATGTACTTTCCTCTACTATTGAAAAATTTGATGGATTGGAAAAATTGGAAAAAGAGAACGGTTCGTTAAAAGCCTATCTCAAGGATGGGCAGTCTTCAGATTCATTAAACAAATTCTGCTTTGATCAAGGAATCTCCTTGAAAAGACTTGTACCTCAGTCTAAATCACTTGAACAAGAATTCTTGAAAATATTAAAAGAAAATGATTAG
- a CDS encoding ABC transporter permease, giving the protein MIRAFTLEWLKLKHYKVFWILFGLYLLAQLIITNGGVFFLEWLKSKGADFQGIDPTILPIYDFPDIWQNSTWLASFVKVLISFIVIVSVNNELSYNTLRQNIIDGVSKREFLLSKFSLILFLAGVCTLVLFLSGLVAGMIYSHVTDLKYVFDQLDYLLAYFLQLVVFSLFAFSIAMVIKKAGFAIVLIFLYNLVFEPIVTAILEFAPFTRDYTAGIVKFFPMYSIEKLCGKAYESPFARYLFQEIKDSIYWYEWLIAIGWGLLFILFINWVLNKRDLKA; this is encoded by the coding sequence ATGATTAGAGCATTTACACTAGAATGGTTGAAATTGAAGCATTACAAGGTGTTTTGGATCCTGTTTGGATTATACCTTTTAGCTCAATTGATCATTACAAATGGAGGCGTCTTTTTTCTTGAATGGCTGAAAAGCAAAGGCGCTGATTTTCAAGGAATAGATCCTACAATCCTTCCCATCTACGATTTCCCTGATATTTGGCAGAATTCTACTTGGTTAGCTTCATTTGTTAAAGTATTAATCTCTTTTATTGTCATTGTTTCTGTAAACAATGAACTCTCGTATAATACACTCAGGCAGAATATCATCGATGGGGTAAGCAAGCGCGAATTTTTGCTATCCAAATTTTCTCTGATTCTATTTTTAGCAGGTGTTTGTACACTAGTCCTGTTTCTATCTGGACTGGTTGCCGGCATGATTTACTCGCATGTGACCGACCTTAAATATGTATTCGATCAGCTAGATTATCTATTGGCATATTTTCTTCAACTTGTCGTTTTTTCGCTTTTCGCTTTCAGCATTGCTATGGTCATAAAAAAGGCTGGCTTTGCGATCGTTTTGATTTTCTTGTATAATCTAGTGTTCGAGCCTATCGTCACAGCTATCCTCGAGTTTGCCCCATTCACAAGAGATTACACTGCAGGAATCGTAAAATTTTTCCCAATGTATTCGATTGAAAAGCTTTGTGGTAAAGCATATGAAAGTCCTTTTGCCAGGTATCTCTTCCAAGAAATAAAAGATAGTATCTATTGGTACGAGTGGTTAATTGCCATTGGCTGGGGACTACTATTTATTTTGTTTATCAACTGGGTTTTGAACAAACGCGACTTAAAGGCTTAA
- a CDS encoding LysE family transporter, with protein sequence MPPILNGLIFGLIFLFALGPAFFALIQTSIQQGLKKAIFLAIGISVSDIFYVAIVLLGLTKALETDDFKFWMGIFGVIMLGAYSIYSWFKTPKIESDNAVMNDSNYAKQFAKGLFLNGLNPLIIVSWATLISASTINFEYDFNQQLQFFGGMLITIFSMDVGKAFIAHRLKHLITVKFVRGMNRTIAVILVLFACQILYFLLSNYA encoded by the coding sequence ATGCCCCCAATACTTAATGGACTAATCTTTGGTCTTATTTTTCTCTTTGCGCTTGGACCAGCTTTTTTCGCCCTTATTCAGACGAGTATTCAGCAAGGCTTAAAAAAAGCGATATTCCTGGCCATAGGTATATCTGTAAGTGATATTTTCTATGTGGCAATTGTATTGTTGGGGCTGACAAAAGCCCTGGAAACGGATGATTTTAAATTCTGGATGGGGATTTTTGGTGTGATAATGCTTGGGGCTTATAGCATATACTCTTGGTTTAAAACACCTAAAATTGAAAGTGATAATGCAGTAATGAATGATTCTAATTATGCAAAACAGTTTGCAAAAGGATTGTTCCTCAATGGATTAAATCCATTAATCATAGTGTCTTGGGCTACATTGATAAGTGCTAGTACAATAAATTTTGAATATGACTTCAATCAACAGTTGCAATTTTTTGGAGGTATGCTCATTACTATTTTTAGTATGGATGTTGGCAAAGCCTTTATTGCTCATCGCCTAAAGCATTTGATTACAGTAAAATTTGTGAGGGGAATGAATCGTACAATAGCCGTTATTCTTGTGTTATTTGCTTGTCAGATTCTATACTTTCTATTGAGCAATTACGCATAA
- a CDS encoding GH3 auxin-responsive promoter family protein, translated as MAILGTLLKKGIMLRESLEQLYTSSLDLQKQELRNLLIHCQGTKFGKEHSFDKILRSFKKRNDNFYQVFKDQIPIFDYDKIYEEWWHLAQEGQKDVCWPGKIRYFALSSGTSGAPSKYIPLTREMVKSIRKTSVRQILTMSKYDLPASLFSKGILMLGGSTDLKRSGHYFEGDLSGITAAQIPFWFQHFYKPGKKIAKTKDWNDKLEEIIRSAPDWDIGIIVGVPAWLQILMEKVIEKYNLNNIHDIWPNLQIFVHGGVSFEPYKRGFEKLLARPLHYMETYLASEGFIAFQAYPNQKSMRLVLNNGIFYEFVPFTESNFDEEGKLRANATTFKIDEVEENKEYALLITTNSGAWRYMIGDVIKFTSVEENEIVITGRTKLFMSLCGEHLSLDNMNKAVELVEEEMKIDIREFTLLGDRSGSLFAHHWYIGTDDKIDREKLIDRIDYHLMDLNDDYKVERESALKELKLSVLPTNIFYKWMEEQGKVGSQNKFPRVLKKEKAQLWRNFLVEQNIQAN; from the coding sequence ATGGCAATTTTAGGGACATTACTCAAGAAAGGAATCATGCTGCGCGAAAGTTTAGAGCAGCTATATACTTCTTCTCTTGACTTGCAAAAACAAGAGTTAAGGAACCTACTCATTCATTGTCAGGGGACGAAGTTTGGCAAGGAACATTCCTTTGATAAAATTTTAAGATCCTTTAAGAAACGAAATGACAATTTTTATCAGGTTTTTAAAGACCAGATCCCGATTTTTGATTACGATAAAATTTATGAAGAGTGGTGGCATTTAGCCCAGGAGGGTCAAAAAGATGTTTGCTGGCCAGGTAAGATCAGATACTTTGCTCTGAGCTCCGGTACTTCTGGAGCACCTTCCAAATACATCCCGCTTACGCGAGAAATGGTAAAATCAATCCGTAAGACGTCTGTGCGACAGATTTTAACCATGAGCAAGTATGACTTGCCCGCTTCTCTTTTTTCAAAGGGGATATTAATGCTTGGAGGAAGTACCGATTTGAAAAGAAGTGGTCATTATTTTGAAGGAGATCTGAGTGGAATTACAGCTGCACAAATCCCTTTTTGGTTTCAACACTTTTATAAGCCGGGGAAAAAAATAGCTAAGACGAAAGATTGGAATGACAAGCTTGAAGAGATTATTAGAAGTGCTCCTGACTGGGACATAGGAATCATTGTTGGAGTTCCAGCTTGGCTTCAGATTTTAATGGAGAAGGTGATTGAAAAGTATAATCTTAATAACATTCATGACATTTGGCCTAACCTGCAAATTTTCGTACATGGTGGAGTGTCTTTTGAGCCTTATAAGCGTGGATTTGAAAAATTACTTGCAAGGCCACTTCACTACATGGAAACCTATCTAGCTTCAGAAGGATTTATTGCTTTTCAAGCGTATCCTAATCAAAAGTCGATGAGACTAGTTTTGAATAATGGAATTTTCTACGAATTTGTACCCTTTACAGAATCAAACTTTGATGAAGAGGGTAAGCTTAGGGCAAATGCAACAACATTTAAAATTGATGAAGTAGAGGAAAATAAAGAGTATGCTTTATTAATTACCACAAATTCCGGAGCATGGAGATACATGATTGGAGATGTAATAAAATTCACCTCCGTGGAGGAGAACGAAATTGTAATCACCGGTAGAACAAAACTGTTTATGAGTTTATGTGGTGAGCATCTTAGCTTAGATAATATGAATAAAGCTGTAGAGTTGGTTGAAGAGGAAATGAAAATTGATATTCGAGAATTTACACTTCTTGGAGATAGATCTGGGAGCTTATTCGCTCATCACTGGTATATTGGTACAGATGATAAAATTGATAGAGAGAAGTTGATTGATCGAATTGATTATCATTTAATGGATCTTAATGACGATTATAAAGTTGAAAGAGAATCTGCTCTTAAAGAGCTTAAATTGAGCGTGTTACCTACAAATATTTTTTATAAATGGATGGAAGAGCAAGGAAAAGTGGGTAGTCAAAATAAATTTCCTCGTGTATTAAAGAAAGAAAAGGCCCAACTTTGGAGAAATTTTCTAGTAGAACAAAATATCCAAGCGAATTAA
- a CDS encoding YggS family pyridoxal phosphate-dependent enzyme, with translation MSEISNQLNELKKTLSESCTLVAVSKTKPSSDIVEAYESGHLDFGENKVQELTKKAEELPKDIRWHMIGHLQSNKVKYIAPFVHLIHGVDSLKLLKEINKQGKKVDRIIDCLLQIHIAKEETKFGLDQMELDQLLNEEEFEEMHHVRIVGLMGMATNTDNSELVKKEFKSLKDLYDEIKNSDHTNAQMNVLSMGMSSDYEIALAEGSNMVRIGSAIFGARNY, from the coding sequence ATGAGCGAAATATCAAACCAACTAAACGAATTAAAGAAAACTCTTTCAGAATCCTGCACACTTGTAGCCGTGAGCAAAACAAAGCCTAGTTCTGACATTGTAGAAGCATATGAATCTGGACATCTTGATTTTGGAGAAAACAAAGTACAAGAACTCACAAAAAAGGCTGAAGAGCTCCCAAAAGATATCCGCTGGCATATGATAGGACACTTGCAGAGCAACAAAGTAAAGTACATCGCACCTTTTGTTCATTTAATCCATGGTGTAGATTCTTTAAAGCTTTTGAAAGAAATCAATAAACAAGGGAAAAAAGTCGACCGTATAATTGATTGTCTTCTGCAAATTCATATCGCTAAAGAAGAAACAAAATTCGGATTAGATCAAATGGAGCTTGATCAACTATTGAACGAAGAAGAATTCGAAGAGATGCATCACGTTCGGATTGTAGGGCTCATGGGAATGGCTACAAATACAGATAACTCAGAACTTGTAAAAAAGGAATTTAAATCTTTGAAAGATCTCTACGATGAAATAAAAAATTCTGACCATACTAATGCTCAAATGAACGTACTCTCTATGGGCATGAGTAGCGATTATGAAATCGCACTAGCAGAGGGAAGTAATATGGTCAGAATTGGAAGCGCCATTTTTGGTGCTAGAAACTATTAA
- a CDS encoding DUF1573 domain-containing protein encodes MKYLASLLLIGFAFFATAQEEEPMTGPKISFAEKSFDFGEISQGEKVEHIFQFENIGNEPLIISDVRTTCGCTAPEWPRDAVAPGATAKIKVVFNSAGKMGMQNKVITVMSNAVNNPARVKIVTNVTAPDPNN; translated from the coding sequence ATGAAATATTTAGCATCATTGCTGTTGATCGGATTTGCATTCTTTGCAACAGCACAGGAAGAAGAGCCGATGACAGGGCCAAAAATTTCATTTGCTGAGAAATCGTTTGATTTTGGTGAAATCAGTCAAGGTGAGAAAGTTGAGCATATCTTTCAATTTGAAAACATTGGAAACGAGCCCTTAATTATTTCTGATGTTCGGACAACATGTGGTTGTACGGCTCCTGAATGGCCAAGAGATGCAGTAGCTCCTGGTGCCACTGCCAAAATTAAAGTTGTATTTAATAGCGCGGGTAAAATGGGAATGCAGAACAAGGTGATTACCGTGATGTCAAATGCAGTCAATAACCCTGCTCGAGTGAAGATTGTCACAAACGTGACAGCTCCAGACCCAAATAATTAA
- a CDS encoding NUDIX hydrolase, with the protein MLDQNQFKNPFEGKVRVRVCGILEEDGKFLLLKHLSIGPAGYLWSPPGGGVEFGESVHETLKKEFMEETNLKIDVKEYLFTNEYIDNKHHAIELFFNVSRISGTLKLGEDPELNKKSQILAEARFFSKEDLKKLSQETIHNAFNTAGERDKIAELRGLVTFKH; encoded by the coding sequence ATGTTAGACCAAAATCAATTCAAAAACCCATTTGAGGGAAAAGTGAGAGTTCGTGTCTGTGGTATTCTTGAAGAAGATGGCAAATTCTTATTGCTAAAGCATCTTTCCATAGGCCCTGCAGGGTATCTATGGTCTCCTCCTGGTGGAGGTGTAGAGTTTGGAGAAAGTGTCCATGAAACACTCAAAAAGGAATTTATGGAGGAGACTAATCTAAAAATAGATGTCAAAGAATACCTTTTTACCAATGAATACATCGATAATAAGCATCATGCCATTGAATTATTCTTCAATGTATCAAGAATTTCAGGTACTTTGAAGCTTGGAGAAGACCCTGAATTGAACAAGAAAAGTCAAATTCTAGCGGAGGCAAGGTTCTTTTCAAAAGAAGATTTAAAAAAACTTTCGCAAGAAACCATTCATAATGCTTTTAACACCGCTGGTGAAAGAGATAAAATTGCCGAACTTAGGGGTTTGGTTACTTTTAAGCATTAA
- a CDS encoding DUF3822 family protein: protein MIAQDTSTYKLVKRVKDTKFTIDELDHYSLIMQVGIYDLQFAVVDSQDNVVMGLEDYRFQGIKTVNGRLRLIKEILDNHEYLTAGFWKDVKLCLKTHKFSLVPANMFVQEASADYLALNSEIKTAFEEVQYYKQIAVDSINVFAAESKLCRWIESIYKKKKVHIVHQGSALIEGFMKHADHIEEKSMYAYVDRGILHLVVTEGQKLLYYNQFAARKKEDYLKYVMLVFNELKMSGKESHVFLWGFVKPSSDEMSLLKRYIRNISFGSKPSFLKFSYLYDEVEDHQYFDVLSGYLCV from the coding sequence TTGATTGCACAAGACACATCGACCTATAAGCTTGTTAAGCGAGTAAAAGACACAAAGTTCACGATTGATGAACTAGATCACTACTCGCTTATCATGCAGGTTGGGATTTACGATCTGCAGTTTGCAGTGGTTGATTCCCAAGATAATGTAGTCATGGGTCTTGAAGATTATCGTTTTCAAGGAATCAAAACTGTAAATGGTCGGTTAAGACTCATAAAAGAGATACTTGATAATCATGAATATTTAACGGCGGGTTTTTGGAAAGATGTGAAACTATGTCTCAAGACACATAAATTTTCACTCGTACCAGCCAATATGTTTGTCCAAGAAGCCTCGGCAGACTATCTCGCCTTAAATAGTGAAATTAAAACTGCTTTTGAGGAAGTTCAATACTATAAGCAAATAGCAGTTGATTCAATAAATGTATTTGCCGCCGAGAGCAAACTTTGTAGGTGGATTGAGTCTATTTATAAAAAGAAAAAGGTTCATATAGTCCATCAAGGAAGCGCTTTGATCGAAGGCTTCATGAAGCATGCAGATCATATTGAAGAAAAAAGCATGTATGCGTATGTGGATAGAGGGATTCTACATTTAGTAGTGACTGAAGGTCAAAAACTTCTATATTATAATCAGTTCGCTGCTCGCAAGAAAGAAGACTATCTAAAGTATGTCATGCTTGTTTTCAATGAATTAAAAATGAGCGGTAAAGAAAGTCACGTCTTTCTTTGGGGTTTTGTAAAGCCTAGTTCTGATGAAATGTCATTACTTAAGAGATATATCAGAAATATTTCATTCGGGTCTAAGCCATCGTTTCTTAAGTTTAGCTACCTCTACGACGAAGTAGAAGACCATCAGTACTTTGATGTGCTGAGTGGGTATCTTTGTGTGTAA
- the coaD gene encoding pantetheine-phosphate adenylyltransferase has protein sequence MKTAIFPGSFDPFTSGHFDIVERSLDLFDRVIIAIGHNTTKNKRYFELEWMVEKIKEAFKDEPRVEIEVYDELTASLAKKYSAKFMVRGLRNTTDFEYENSISQINRYLNEDLETIFLITSPELAPISSSIIREVHRYGGDVNPFLPYEV, from the coding sequence ATGAAGACAGCAATCTTTCCTGGTTCCTTTGATCCATTTACAAGTGGTCATTTTGATATTGTAGAAAGAAGTCTGGACTTGTTTGATCGTGTCATTATAGCGATAGGACACAACACAACCAAGAATAAGCGATATTTTGAACTTGAGTGGATGGTTGAGAAGATCAAAGAGGCCTTCAAAGATGAACCGCGTGTTGAGATTGAAGTCTACGATGAACTGACCGCTTCACTTGCAAAAAAGTATAGTGCTAAATTCATGGTCCGAGGCTTACGAAACACCACTGACTTTGAGTATGAGAATAGTATATCGCAAATCAATAGATATCTCAATGAAGATCTTGAAACCATTTTTTTGATAACCTCTCCGGAATTAGCCCCAATTAGTTCAAGTATTATCAGGGAAGTACATAGATATGGAGGTGACGTTAATCCATTTCTTCCTTATGAGGTATAG
- a CDS encoding NUDIX domain-containing protein, with protein sequence MKIFINDIPVYILSEKKINMNRAYGLIVREFETIVPEVLVDDVLIMNASFDQVDSLLKLMTDKKLKKVHSIFISSREKRSLINYLKGKFKVIEAGGGIVAKEGKLLMIYRRKVWDIPKGKLDKGENIEECAIREVEEETGVKVKIDHKIDAVWHTYVTKKKYVLKKTHWYAMQCINDSKMAPQKDEGIKKVEWMDLEQVRKALHDSYRSIRYVMQEYTKMMKEV encoded by the coding sequence ATGAAAATTTTTATTAATGATATCCCTGTTTACATACTTTCTGAGAAGAAAATAAATATGAATAGGGCATATGGACTGATCGTTAGAGAGTTTGAGACGATTGTTCCTGAGGTATTGGTAGACGATGTTTTGATCATGAACGCTTCATTTGATCAGGTAGATAGCTTGCTTAAGTTAATGACCGATAAAAAGCTCAAGAAAGTTCACTCTATTTTCATTTCGTCACGCGAAAAAAGATCGCTAATCAATTACCTCAAAGGAAAATTCAAAGTTATTGAAGCAGGTGGTGGCATTGTAGCAAAGGAGGGAAAGCTTCTTATGATCTATAGAAGAAAAGTGTGGGATATCCCTAAAGGGAAATTGGACAAAGGAGAAAATATTGAAGAATGCGCCATAAGGGAAGTTGAAGAGGAGACAGGGGTTAAAGTAAAAATTGACCATAAAATTGATGCAGTATGGCATACCTATGTCACAAAGAAAAAATATGTTCTGAAGAAGACTCATTGGTACGCTATGCAATGTATTAATGACAGTAAAATGGCTCCTCAAAAAGATGAAGGTATCAAAAAAGTAGAATGGATGGATCTAGAGCAGGTTCGAAAAGCACTGCATGATTCCTATCGATCGATCAGATATGTGATGCAGGAGTATACTAAAATGATGAAGGAGGTTTGA
- the pyrE gene encoding orotate phosphoribosyltransferase: MSIKIYNTKLAAEVAADLLKIGAIKLSPQEPFTWASGWKSPIYCDNRLSLSYPDVRSKIKTALGLAISNSFNGIDVIAGVATAGIPQGALVAEELGLPFIYVRSKSKGHGLQNMIEGKIEKGQKVLLVEDLISTGGSSLAAADALKEAGAEVVGMVAIFTYGFQVSEDNFTNKGVDLVVLSDYHHLLEHAQDERMFENEVLKTLKEWREDPGNWG, translated from the coding sequence ATGAGCATCAAAATTTACAACACAAAGTTGGCAGCTGAAGTAGCTGCAGATTTATTAAAGATCGGAGCTATTAAATTAAGCCCACAGGAACCTTTTACCTGGGCATCCGGATGGAAGTCTCCAATCTATTGCGACAATCGCTTAAGCCTCTCCTACCCAGATGTTCGTTCCAAGATAAAAACGGCACTAGGCCTGGCTATTTCAAATTCATTCAATGGAATAGACGTGATTGCAGGTGTTGCGACTGCTGGAATACCTCAAGGAGCACTTGTTGCAGAAGAGCTTGGTCTTCCTTTTATCTATGTTCGGTCTAAGTCTAAAGGACATGGACTACAAAACATGATTGAAGGAAAGATTGAGAAAGGACAGAAAGTCCTTTTAGTTGAAGATCTGATATCAACCGGAGGAAGCTCGCTCGCTGCTGCAGATGCATTAAAAGAAGCAGGTGCAGAGGTCGTTGGTATGGTGGCCATCTTCACCTATGGTTTTCAGGTATCAGAAGATAATTTCACAAACAAAGGCGTAGATCTTGTTGTACTAAGCGACTATCACCACTTGCTGGAACATGCCCAAGACGAACGTATGTTTGAAAATGAGGTATTGAAAACACTGAAGGAATGGCGCGAAGATCCGGGAAATTGGGGGTAG
- a CDS encoding phosphatase PAP2 family protein, which yields MYYIIPALLIIALLILNQKHYWKVNSLLKIDLKKDIAISILCVATSFISIELQDRKAEKFQKFQIGSLDQTKIDQINWLDRIVAGRWDLLAKDNGKALMSIAIYIIPLSLFLFRGGIKERLGLFFIFTQGYILTESVTGIVKGLTERYRPFAYRSLVEIRQLGMEAKEEFVEDISKYDIENSFFSGDAALTAFSLIFFAYAFQVIYSESKLRKIVWGFMLLGIVIKCYFRTMSGKHFPSDVMVGAVFGSVLAFFIIKLHLTKTSSLSKS from the coding sequence ATGTACTACATCATACCTGCACTTTTGATAATTGCTTTACTCATCTTAAATCAAAAGCACTACTGGAAGGTTAATTCACTTCTGAAAATAGATCTTAAAAAGGATATTGCTATTTCTATATTATGTGTTGCCACATCCTTTATCTCTATTGAACTTCAAGATAGAAAAGCGGAAAAATTTCAAAAATTCCAAATTGGAAGTTTGGATCAAACTAAAATTGATCAAATTAATTGGTTAGATAGAATTGTAGCAGGAAGGTGGGACCTTTTGGCAAAGGATAATGGTAAAGCTCTGATGAGTATAGCTATTTATATCATACCATTATCCCTATTTCTTTTTCGAGGTGGTATAAAAGAAAGGCTTGGTCTTTTTTTCATTTTCACTCAAGGATACATACTTACTGAAAGCGTCACTGGAATTGTCAAAGGGTTGACTGAAAGATATCGTCCTTTTGCATACAGAAGCCTTGTTGAAATACGGCAATTAGGAATGGAGGCCAAGGAAGAATTCGTAGAGGATATTTCAAAATATGACATTGAAAACTCTTTTTTCTCAGGCGATGCAGCCCTAACAGCCTTTAGCCTTATTTTCTTTGCTTACGCTTTTCAGGTCATCTATTCAGAAAGCAAGCTTAGAAAAATAGTTTGGGGCTTTATGCTATTAGGCATAGTAATCAAATGCTATTTCCGGACTATGTCAGGAAAGCATTTCCCAAGCGATGTAATGGTAGGAGCAGTATTCGGTTCAGTACTCGCTTTTTTTATCATTAAGCTGCATCTAACCAAGACTAGCTCTTTATCAAAATCCTAA